One genomic region from Chondrinema litorale encodes:
- a CDS encoding transposase domain-containing protein has protein sequence MRGNRNNLIENNIRPVAIGRKNYLFAGSHEAAQRAAMMYSILGSCKLHQINPYEYLQDIFERLPEHPINKINELLPQNWKSTS, from the coding sequence TTGCGCGGCAACCGTAACAACCTGATTGAAAATAATATTCGACCAGTGGCTATTGGCAGAAAGAACTATTTGTTTGCTGGATCACATGAAGCAGCACAAAGAGCAGCTATGATGTACAGCATATTAGGCAGTTGTAAATTACACCAAATCAATCCATACGAATATCTGCAAGATATATTTGAAAGACTTCCAGAGCATCCAATCAACAAAATAAATGAGTTGCTACCACAAAACTGGAAATCCACGAGCTAA